The following proteins are encoded in a genomic region of Candidatus Thermoplasmatota archaeon:
- a CDS encoding DUF131 domain-containing protein, protein MNKYSVLSFMCFIVGIAFFVIGFLTGEIQGGILVVFPFIVGSGLYALAGFIMISIAILLFIFGFTRNIQTEENYYDLGEPAKKSSVKGGGVVLIWPIPIVFGSNWKIAILLMILSIILIVTMFFFLRFI, encoded by the coding sequence ATGAACAAATACAGTGTTTTATCTTTTATGTGTTTCATTGTTGGTATAGCATTTTTTGTAATAGGTTTTCTAACCGGCGAAATACAAGGAGGAATCCTTGTTGTATTCCCATTTATTGTTGGCTCTGGTTTATATGCGTTAGCAGGTTTTATCATGATTTCCATTGCGATATTATTGTTTATTTTTGGATTTACTAGAAATATACAAACAGAGGAAAACTACTATGATCTTGGTGAACCAGCTAAAAAATCATCTGTGAAAGGCGGTGGGGTTGTTCTCATTTGGCCAATACCAATTGTTTTTGGGTCAAACTGGAAAATAGCAATCCTACTCATGATTCTAAGTATTATACTTATAGTAACCATGTTCTTTTTCCTAAGATTCATATAA
- a CDS encoding tetrahydrofolate dehydrogenase/cyclohydrolase catalytic domain-containing protein, whose translation MTAKIIYGKPIAEDIRKKIKKEITILQKKHGVKPSITTIKIGEDPSSELYLKLRDKACEEVGIKSRHLVFHKNAPEKKVLESIKKLNDDNSIHGILIQYPVPKHISPDKLMKTVDPSKDVEGFNPKNMGGLLIGDEHIVSCTPLAVLTILEYEKTVLKSKNVTIVNHSNVVGKPLAALFLNRNATVSVCHVYTDDIKKYTNKADILVTATGKPKLITKDHVKNNSFVIDVGINKTKNGLCGDVDFDSVKEKIGKITPVPGGVGPVTVACSLINMIKTFKNCVEEK comes from the coding sequence ATGACCGCTAAGATAATCTATGGTAAACCAATAGCAGAAGATATACGTAAAAAAATAAAAAAAGAAATCACAATTCTACAAAAAAAACATGGGGTTAAACCAAGTATTACCACAATCAAAATTGGGGAAGACCCATCATCAGAACTCTATCTAAAATTAAGAGACAAAGCCTGTGAAGAAGTAGGAATAAAATCAAGACATCTAGTTTTTCATAAAAACGCCCCTGAAAAAAAGGTTTTAGAATCAATAAAAAAATTAAATGATGACAACAGCATTCATGGTATCCTAATTCAATACCCTGTGCCAAAACATATATCCCCGGATAAACTTATGAAAACAGTTGATCCCAGTAAAGATGTTGAGGGTTTCAACCCAAAGAACATGGGTGGACTCTTGATTGGTGATGAACACATAGTATCATGCACACCCTTGGCTGTTTTAACTATACTAGAATACGAAAAAACCGTTCTTAAAAGCAAAAATGTAACCATCGTTAATCATAGCAACGTAGTCGGTAAACCATTGGCAGCTCTTTTCCTTAACAGGAATGCAACCGTCTCTGTTTGTCATGTTTACACAGATGATATAAAGAAGTATACAAACAAGGCGGACATCCTTGTGACAGCTACTGGTAAACCAAAACTTATAACAAAAGATCATGTGAAAAACAATAGTTTCGTGATAGATGTTGGCATCAACAAAACAAAAAACGGTTTATGCGGTGACGTAGATTTTGATTCCGTTAAAGAAAAAATAGGAAAAATCACACCTGTACCTGGTGGTGTAGGACCAGTTACAGTTGCTTGTTCATTGATAAACATGATTAAAACATTTAAAAACTGTGTTGAGGAAAAATAA